From one Paenibacillus terrae HPL-003 genomic stretch:
- a CDS encoding sucrose-specific PTS transporter subunit IIBC: protein MSLEKEYVKIAQDVIKGLGGEDNIISMAHCATRLRLIVKDRDIIDDEFIENIDKAKGVFFTSGQYQIIFGTGTVNKVYEAMVGQNVSATSKAELKEKASTQDDNFFKRMIRVFGDVFVPIIPALVATGLFMGVRGLVTQPALLQLFGLTPDDISANFILFTQILTDTAFAFLPVLVCWSAFRVFGGSPILGILLGLMLVSPSLPTSWDVAQHVKEPLLFLGFIKIAGYQGSVLPAFIIGIVGAMLEKRIRKSVPEALDLILTPFLTLLLTLVLGLFVIGPIFHEVEALILLAVTAILKLPYGIGGFIYGGINQIIVVTGLHHALNLIEIQMLVGSGWNMVNPISSASICAQAGAALAVGLKSKKLKTKSIAYPSALSALLGITEPAIFGVNIRYGKPFMMGLIGGAVGGFFARIFNVQATGMSITAIPGLLLYLNNQIFLYILVCLIGFGVAFALTWIFGFKEKIDNK, encoded by the coding sequence ATGAGTCTTGAAAAAGAATACGTTAAAATAGCCCAAGATGTGATTAAAGGGCTTGGCGGAGAAGACAATATTATTTCCATGGCACATTGTGCCACACGGCTGAGACTGATTGTAAAAGACAGGGACATTATTGATGATGAATTTATTGAGAACATTGATAAGGCAAAAGGGGTGTTTTTTACATCCGGACAATATCAAATCATTTTTGGAACCGGTACCGTAAATAAAGTATACGAAGCGATGGTTGGCCAGAACGTATCCGCTACATCCAAGGCAGAGCTAAAAGAGAAGGCCTCAACGCAAGATGACAACTTTTTCAAAAGAATGATCCGGGTTTTCGGGGATGTATTCGTTCCCATTATACCTGCATTGGTAGCTACAGGATTGTTTATGGGAGTTAGGGGCTTGGTAACTCAGCCTGCACTGCTTCAGTTATTTGGGCTTACACCGGATGATATTTCTGCGAATTTTATATTATTTACGCAAATACTGACCGATACCGCCTTTGCGTTTTTACCCGTGCTGGTATGCTGGTCAGCGTTCAGAGTGTTCGGCGGGTCGCCTATCTTGGGGATATTGCTCGGATTAATGCTGGTAAGTCCTTCTTTGCCTACATCCTGGGATGTCGCTCAACATGTTAAGGAACCCCTCTTATTTTTAGGATTCATTAAAATTGCAGGCTATCAGGGCTCGGTTCTGCCGGCGTTCATTATAGGGATCGTGGGGGCGATGCTGGAGAAGAGGATTAGGAAATCCGTTCCCGAAGCATTGGACTTGATTCTGACACCGTTTCTGACATTGTTGCTCACACTGGTATTGGGCCTGTTCGTGATCGGTCCCATTTTCCATGAGGTGGAGGCTTTAATATTATTGGCAGTTACAGCTATTTTGAAATTACCATACGGCATCGGCGGGTTTATTTATGGTGGCATCAATCAGATTATTGTCGTTACCGGACTGCACCATGCCTTAAACCTGATTGAAATACAGATGTTGGTGGGTAGTGGTTGGAATATGGTGAACCCGATCAGCTCGGCGTCTATTTGCGCACAAGCGGGTGCTGCGCTGGCTGTCGGTCTAAAATCCAAAAAATTGAAAACCAAATCGATTGCCTACCCTTCTGCCTTGTCTGCATTGTTGGGCATTACAGAACCGGCTATTTTTGGGGTGAACATTCGATACGGCAAACCATTCATGATGGGCTTGATTGGGGGAGCGGTTGGTGGATTTTTCGCACGTATCTTTAATGTTCAAGCAACGGGCATGTCGATTACAGCGATACCTGGATTGTTATTGTATCTGAATAATCAGATTTTTCTGTATATTTTAGTTTGTTTAATCGGTTTTGGTGTAGCATTTGCGCTGACGTGGATCTTTGGGTTTAAAGAAAAAATAGACAACAAATAA
- the bglX gene encoding beta-glucosidase BglX: protein MDNKTLLDKLNSLSIEAKIGQLIQLTGDFFEGDMDTVVTGPLKKLGLSAGYNVYNTGSILNITNPEKIIRLQTDYLEKSVHKIPLLFMADIIYGYRTIFPIPIAQACSWNYEGIEHAASVAARECYEEGVHVTFSPMVDIVRDPRWGRVMESPGEDTLLAKKYAQSVVLGIQGRNLESTAVPTNKIAACVKHFAAYGASVAGREYNAVDMSEHALREYYLPGYQAAIEAGAKLVMTAFNTLNGIPATGNEWLNRDVLRQEMNFDGVLISDYAAIEELIMHGYAEDEASAARLALLAGVDVDMKTAVYANQLKDVISGNDHMLELLNEAVYRVLKLKNDLGLFEDPFRGLQEIVKLSTSIILSDEHKKAALSLAEESVVLLKNKNDLLPLSKDTKVALIGPYAEENSTLGMWAIKGDEADTVHLKTGLLKHVDPDNLSVCRGAYLLPLDAREALGKYADKLVAEMVEEEVLLHEAIRNANEAEVIVLALGESVYQSGEGGSRTNPTLPEPQLKLLHELSVLGKKIVLIVYSGRPLILTDVAEKVDAIVQAWYPGTMGGEALANILYGEVNPSGKLAMTFPRSVGQIPVYYNELNTGRPNLKENGSYRFASRYIDEVNEPLYPFGYGKSYTTFEYSLLTVSPKEMKTNESVDIHISVSNTGIYDGKETIQLYIRDKFASVARPVKELKDFKKVFLQSGETKIVEFSIHEEMLKFYGREMEYKSEPGEFEVYIGSSSQEILLSFSFILLPEDEHE, encoded by the coding sequence ATGGACAACAAAACACTGCTTGATAAATTGAACAGCCTTTCAATAGAAGCGAAGATTGGCCAGCTCATCCAACTAACCGGTGATTTTTTTGAAGGCGATATGGATACGGTTGTGACGGGTCCTCTCAAAAAATTAGGGTTAAGTGCTGGTTATAATGTTTATAACACCGGCTCTATATTGAACATTACCAATCCGGAAAAAATTATTCGGTTGCAAACTGATTATTTGGAGAAATCGGTTCATAAAATTCCACTGCTGTTCATGGCAGATATTATCTATGGGTATCGAACCATCTTCCCGATTCCAATTGCACAAGCTTGCAGTTGGAACTATGAGGGGATAGAACATGCGGCGTCGGTTGCTGCTCGGGAATGCTACGAGGAAGGTGTTCACGTGACCTTTTCCCCTATGGTAGATATCGTTAGAGATCCCCGTTGGGGGCGGGTGATGGAATCGCCTGGAGAAGATACATTGTTGGCGAAAAAATATGCGCAAAGCGTGGTTCTGGGAATCCAGGGAAGGAATTTGGAGAGTACAGCTGTGCCGACCAATAAAATTGCCGCTTGCGTTAAGCATTTTGCCGCTTATGGAGCGTCTGTCGCCGGACGTGAATACAATGCCGTGGATATGTCGGAGCATGCATTGCGAGAATATTATTTACCTGGATATCAAGCTGCAATAGAAGCGGGTGCAAAGCTTGTCATGACGGCTTTTAATACCTTGAATGGTATCCCTGCGACTGGAAACGAGTGGCTTAACCGAGATGTGCTAAGACAGGAAATGAATTTTGACGGTGTGTTGATCTCGGATTACGCTGCTATAGAAGAACTGATCATGCATGGTTATGCCGAAGACGAGGCTTCCGCCGCAAGGCTGGCACTGCTGGCGGGTGTGGATGTGGATATGAAGACGGCAGTATACGCTAATCAATTAAAGGATGTAATATCTGGTAACGACCATATGCTGGAGCTTCTGAATGAAGCTGTATACCGTGTCTTAAAGCTGAAAAATGATTTGGGGCTGTTTGAGGATCCATTCCGTGGATTACAGGAAATTGTTAAACTTTCAACAAGCATCATTCTGTCAGATGAACATAAAAAAGCGGCACTGTCCTTGGCGGAAGAATCCGTTGTTTTGCTGAAAAATAAAAATGATTTATTGCCGTTGTCAAAGGATACGAAGGTTGCTTTAATTGGTCCCTATGCAGAAGAAAATTCCACCCTGGGTATGTGGGCCATTAAGGGGGATGAGGCGGATACCGTTCATTTGAAAACAGGGCTGTTAAAGCATGTTGATCCCGACAATCTCTCGGTGTGCAGAGGAGCTTATCTGCTGCCTCTTGATGCAAGGGAAGCCCTCGGCAAATATGCAGACAAGTTGGTTGCTGAAATGGTCGAAGAGGAAGTTCTGCTGCACGAAGCGATCCGGAATGCTAACGAAGCAGAAGTCATTGTTCTTGCCTTGGGAGAAAGTGTTTATCAGAGTGGAGAAGGAGGATCGCGGACGAACCCGACGCTTCCGGAGCCGCAATTGAAACTGCTCCATGAATTAAGTGTATTGGGCAAAAAGATCGTTCTAATCGTATATAGTGGAAGACCTTTGATCCTTACCGATGTTGCTGAAAAAGTTGACGCCATTGTTCAGGCCTGGTATCCGGGAACGATGGGTGGAGAAGCGCTGGCCAATATATTGTATGGGGAAGTAAATCCGTCGGGGAAATTAGCGATGACCTTTCCACGCAGCGTCGGTCAAATTCCGGTGTACTACAATGAGTTGAATACAGGCAGACCGAATCTAAAGGAAAATGGCTCTTATCGATTTGCGTCACGATATATAGATGAAGTGAATGAACCGTTGTATCCGTTTGGCTATGGCAAATCCTATACCACCTTTGAATACAGTCTATTAACAGTCAGCCCAAAAGAAATGAAAACAAATGAATCAGTGGATATCCATATATCTGTCTCCAACACTGGAATTTATGATGGGAAAGAAACGATCCAATTGTACATTCGCGATAAATTTGCAAGTGTTGCAAGGCCGGTTAAAGAATTAAAAGACTTTAAAAAAGTATTTTTACAAAGTGGCGAAACCAAAATTGTGGAATTTTCAATTCATGAAGAGATGCTTAAATTTTATGGACGTGAAATGGAATACAAGAGTGAGCCTGGCGAATTTGAGGTTTATATCGGTTCAAGCTCACAGGAAATTTTGCTGAGCTTTAGTTTTATTCTTTTACCGGAGGATGAACATGAATAA
- a CDS encoding glycoside hydrolase family 32 protein translates to MNKSDAYNLKYHITPPYGLLNDPNGLAFFNHQYHVFYQWNPKGTEHKHKCWGHVVSSDLVHWQRKSVALEPSEWYDKDGIYSGGSIVHNDKLYLFYTGNVIRDDGVKESYQCAAISEDGEHFQKIGPLFEHPEGYTRHVRDPKVWRDRNGNWWLIVGAQREDLTGDTLVYKSTDLSDWECQGSFFDHEHEFGYMWECPDLLHFTENDIFVFSPQGLPEAGEYYKNPNQSGYMVGKLLETGKFSGNLSDFKELDRGFDFYAPQSFRVNDRTIMFGWMSAMNEEAERAVPTIQEGWIHALTLPREIVLINGVLYQKPLPELQLLRLDGAHHKGNIRKSGGWLLPSLQAEFIVHFSMLTENFKMIIRDAVQIDYDSEENSLTVWRTNWLTNQREYRKATLTNRLAEMQIFIESSSLEIFVNEGEEVFSLRYFLEDTEQRNVLLEAGDNEGEVRIYQLQECTA, encoded by the coding sequence ATGAATAAAAGCGACGCTTATAACCTAAAGTATCATATTACTCCTCCTTACGGTTTGCTCAATGATCCTAATGGACTTGCTTTTTTCAATCATCAATATCATGTGTTCTATCAGTGGAATCCAAAAGGAACCGAGCATAAACATAAATGCTGGGGTCATGTTGTTTCCAGCGATCTGGTGCATTGGCAAAGGAAAAGTGTCGCGCTGGAGCCTTCGGAATGGTATGACAAGGATGGCATTTATTCCGGTGGGAGCATCGTTCATAATGACAAGCTGTATCTGTTCTACACAGGAAATGTAATCAGAGATGATGGAGTAAAAGAAAGCTATCAATGCGCAGCCATTTCAGAGGATGGTGAGCATTTTCAAAAAATTGGCCCTTTGTTTGAACATCCCGAAGGTTATACCAGGCATGTCCGAGATCCGAAAGTATGGAGAGACCGGAACGGGAACTGGTGGCTGATCGTTGGCGCTCAAAGAGAAGATTTGACTGGAGATACGCTTGTCTACAAATCTACAGATTTGTCCGATTGGGAATGCCAGGGCTCATTTTTTGATCATGAGCATGAATTCGGATATATGTGGGAATGTCCTGATCTACTTCATTTTACGGAAAATGATATTTTTGTTTTCTCTCCTCAGGGTTTACCGGAGGCAGGCGAATATTATAAAAATCCTAATCAATCGGGATATATGGTTGGGAAATTATTGGAGACAGGGAAATTCAGCGGCAACCTATCCGATTTTAAAGAGCTTGATCGAGGATTTGATTTTTACGCGCCACAATCGTTTAGGGTAAATGATAGAACGATTATGTTCGGATGGATGAGCGCCATGAATGAAGAAGCGGAGAGGGCTGTTCCGACCATTCAGGAAGGCTGGATTCATGCGTTGACTCTTCCTAGAGAAATAGTGCTGATTAACGGTGTGCTATACCAGAAACCATTGCCGGAATTACAATTGTTAAGACTGGATGGTGCGCATCATAAGGGGAACATTCGAAAAAGTGGTGGGTGGCTGCTGCCTTCCTTGCAGGCGGAATTCATTGTTCATTTTTCGATGCTTACAGAAAACTTCAAAATGATAATAAGAGACGCTGTGCAAATTGACTATGATTCGGAAGAAAACAGTTTAACCGTATGGAGAACCAACTGGTTGACGAACCAGAGGGAGTACAGAAAAGCAACATTAACGAATAGACTTGCAGAAATGCAAATATTCATTGAAAGCTCAAGCCTGGAGATCTTTGTGAATGAAGGCGAGGAAGTGTTTTCTCTGCGTTATTTCTTAGAGGATACTGAACAACGCAATGTGTTGCTTGAAGCAGGAGACAATGAAGGAGAAGTTAGGATTTATCAGTTGCAGGAATGTACAGCATAA
- a CDS encoding helix-turn-helix domain-containing protein: MKKIYEHIEIDRRKMINLFMFQSTDTERVIPMHFHSNMELIYCTSGSLKVWHEGKITILMEKDALFINSNVPHSTQSITENQVVVLQFPDTFFAHEQVIIQLNTREKQVEDSIISKLRGLFMDIYYLHISKGKYDYILEQSRIIELKYLLVNHFSQATDIPPEVFSEKQRKIKTIMDFIKEHYNENISLAKTARICGYSEAYLSRMFHEYTGQTFTEYKQILCLEKAIDLLETTNKSLTEISYEAGFPNEKSFRKAFKEVMGKTPYEYKKSKFGLSV, translated from the coding sequence ATGAAAAAAATATATGAGCATATTGAAATAGACAGAAGAAAAATGATTAATCTCTTTATGTTTCAATCAACAGATACAGAAAGAGTCATCCCCATGCATTTTCACAGCAATATGGAATTAATCTACTGTACAAGTGGAAGTCTAAAAGTGTGGCATGAAGGGAAAATAACCATTTTGATGGAAAAGGATGCGCTGTTCATTAATAGCAATGTGCCGCATTCCACACAGAGCATTACGGAGAACCAAGTCGTTGTGTTGCAATTTCCAGACACTTTTTTTGCCCATGAACAAGTAATCATTCAATTAAACACGCGAGAGAAACAAGTTGAAGATAGTATAATCTCTAAATTAAGAGGGTTGTTTATGGATATATACTATCTACATATTTCCAAAGGTAAATACGACTACATTTTAGAACAAAGCCGAATTATTGAACTTAAATATTTGCTCGTTAATCATTTTAGTCAGGCCACAGACATTCCACCGGAGGTATTTAGTGAAAAGCAGCGAAAGATCAAGACAATCATGGATTTTATTAAAGAGCATTATAATGAAAATATCAGCTTGGCCAAAACGGCTCGAATATGCGGTTATTCGGAGGCCTATTTGTCGAGAATGTTTCATGAATATACAGGTCAGACGTTTACGGAATACAAGCAAATTCTTTGCTTGGAGAAGGCAATTGATTTATTGGAAACAACGAATAAGTCACTTACAGAAATTTCTTACGAGGCTGGATTTCCAAACGAGAAATCTTTTAGAAAAGCTTTTAAGGAAGTTATGGGTAAAACACCTTATGAATACAAAAAATCAAAATTTGGTCTGAGTGTGTAA
- the queF gene encoding preQ(1) synthase, with amino-acid sequence MTGRTPEEMTDVTLLGNQGTQYTFAYDPAILESFDNKHPYRDYFVKFNCPEFTSLCPITGQPDFATIYISYIPDIKMVESKSLKLYLFSFRNHGDFHEDCVNIIMNDLIKLMDPRYIEVWGKFTPRGGISIDPYTNYGKPGTQYEQMAEHRMMNHDMYPETVDNR; translated from the coding sequence ATGACCGGAAGAACACCCGAAGAAATGACCGACGTTACTCTGCTTGGCAATCAAGGCACACAATACACCTTCGCTTATGATCCCGCCATTCTTGAAAGCTTTGATAATAAGCATCCGTACCGCGATTATTTTGTAAAGTTCAATTGCCCGGAGTTCACCAGCCTGTGTCCAATTACAGGACAGCCGGATTTTGCCACCATCTACATCAGCTACATTCCCGATATTAAAATGGTCGAAAGCAAGTCCCTCAAGCTGTATCTGTTCAGCTTCCGCAACCACGGCGATTTCCATGAGGACTGCGTCAACATCATTATGAATGACTTAATCAAGCTGATGGACCCGCGTTATATTGAAGTGTGGGGCAAGTTTACGCCGCGCGGTGGCATCTCCATTGATCCATACACAAACTACGGCAAACCGGGAACCCAATATGAGCAAATGGCCGAACATCGCATGATGAATCATGATATGTACCCGGAGACTGTAGATAACCGGTAA
- the queE gene encoding 7-carboxy-7-deazaguanine synthase QueE: MSNITATHQTPPRGPKIAPIPVLEVFGPTVQGEGMVIGRKTMFVRTAGCDYHCSWCDSAFTWDGSAKDQIRRLSATDIWQELQAIGGTRFSHVTLSGGNPALLPQLGELITLLRSQGIATAVETQGSRWQEWLYDIDEVTLSPKPPSSGMSTNWDVLDDIVARLSNRKITDWKAAGEPSSASNFSTATCTKEAANESVRFYHGACSLKVVIFDDIDLTYARTVHERYPHVPLFLQTGNPDVNTENTGQIAESLLHRYEWLIDRVMDDSRLNDVRVLPQLHTLVWGNQRGV; encoded by the coding sequence ATGAGTAATATCACGGCGACTCACCAAACACCTCCCCGGGGCCCGAAAATAGCCCCTATCCCTGTACTGGAGGTGTTTGGTCCTACCGTTCAGGGCGAAGGCATGGTCATTGGGCGCAAAACGATGTTTGTTCGTACCGCAGGCTGCGATTACCACTGCTCATGGTGCGATTCCGCCTTTACTTGGGACGGCAGCGCCAAGGATCAGATCCGTCGTCTCAGCGCCACAGATATTTGGCAGGAGCTTCAGGCCATCGGTGGCACACGGTTTTCTCATGTGACCCTATCCGGGGGCAACCCGGCCCTGTTGCCGCAGCTTGGAGAGCTAATCACCCTGCTGCGCAGCCAAGGCATTGCCACCGCTGTCGAAACGCAAGGCTCCCGCTGGCAGGAATGGCTGTATGATATCGACGAGGTAACCCTGTCGCCCAAGCCGCCCAGCTCTGGTATGTCGACCAACTGGGACGTGCTGGATGACATCGTGGCCCGCCTGTCAAATCGAAAGATTACTGATTGGAAGGCGGCTGGAGAGCCCTCGTCAGCGTCCAACTTCTCTACCGCAACGTGCACGAAGGAAGCCGCTAATGAATCAGTGAGATTCTACCACGGAGCATGCAGCTTGAAGGTCGTCATATTCGATGACATCGATCTCACATATGCACGCACTGTTCACGAGCGCTATCCACATGTGCCGCTGTTCCTCCAGACTGGCAATCCAGATGTGAACACGGAGAACACGGGACAGATCGCGGAGTCCCTTTTACACCGTTATGAATGGCTTATTGACCGTGTCATGGACGATTCACGTCTGAACGACGTACGGGTACTCCCGCAGCTCCACACCCTCGTATGGGGCAACCAACGCGGCGTATAA
- the queD gene encoding 6-carboxytetrahydropterin synthase QueD: MREPGPFRIVDKLQQFGTDIERSQLRYHRKRVLVSKQFTFDAAHHLHCYEGKCKNLHGHTYIVVFGISGIPGETGLTLDFGDIKTIWKERIEPYLDHRYLNETLPPMNTTAENMVVWIFEQMESALTSDAYRSRVEGGRTEFVRLFETPTSYAEFRREWMLDE, encoded by the coding sequence ATGCGTGAGCCGGGCCCTTTTCGTATCGTCGACAAGCTCCAGCAGTTCGGGACGGACATCGAACGCTCCCAGCTGCGTTATCATCGCAAACGTGTACTGGTCAGCAAGCAATTTACGTTCGATGCAGCACACCATTTGCACTGCTACGAAGGCAAATGCAAAAATCTGCACGGACATACTTATATCGTCGTTTTCGGCATTAGCGGCATACCGGGCGAAACCGGTCTGACCCTTGATTTTGGTGATATCAAAACGATCTGGAAAGAACGGATTGAGCCTTATCTGGATCACCGCTATCTGAATGAGACGCTGCCCCCGATGAATACAACTGCGGAAAATATGGTCGTCTGGATCTTTGAGCAAATGGAGTCCGCCTTGACCTCGGATGCATACCGCTCCCGCGTGGAGGGTGGACGCACTGAATTTGTACGGTTGTTCGAAACACCTACCAGCTATGCCGAATTCCGACGGGAGTGGATGCTGGATGAGTAA
- the queC gene encoding 7-cyano-7-deazaguanine synthase QueC: MFANEKAVVVFSGGQDSTTCLFWAKKHFAEVETVTFDYGQRHKQEIEVAAGIAHELGVPQSVLDMSLLNQLAPNALTRTDIDITQQEGELPSTFVDGRNLLFLSFAAVLAKQKGARHIITGVCETDFSGYPDCRDSFIKSLNVTLNLSMDYPFVIHTPLMWLNKAETWQMADELEAFEFVRTRTLTCYNGVIGDGCGECPACKLRRAGLEQYLAVRGASSQGVEGHA; the protein is encoded by the coding sequence ATGTTTGCAAACGAAAAAGCGGTCGTCGTATTTAGCGGCGGTCAAGACAGCACCACCTGTTTATTTTGGGCGAAAAAACATTTTGCCGAAGTAGAGACGGTGACGTTCGATTACGGTCAACGCCACAAGCAGGAAATCGAAGTAGCGGCCGGGATTGCCCACGAGCTGGGTGTTCCGCAATCGGTACTGGATATGAGCCTGCTCAATCAATTAGCCCCCAATGCCCTCACACGCACCGACATTGACATTACTCAGCAGGAAGGCGAGCTGCCCAGCACCTTTGTAGACGGCCGCAATCTGCTGTTCCTCAGCTTCGCAGCAGTGCTTGCCAAACAAAAAGGAGCCCGTCACATCATCACAGGCGTCTGCGAGACGGATTTTAGCGGCTACCCCGATTGCCGGGATTCTTTTATCAAATCGCTGAACGTTACTTTAAATCTTTCCATGGACTATCCCTTTGTCATTCATACCCCGCTCATGTGGTTGAATAAGGCCGAAACCTGGCAAATGGCCGATGAGCTGGAAGCCTTTGAATTTGTGAGAACCCGTACACTAACATGCTATAACGGCGTCATTGGCGATGGCTGTGGCGAATGCCCTGCCTGCAAACTACGCCGCGCGGGGCTGGAACAGTATCTGGCTGTACGCGGAGCTTCGTCGCAAGGAGTTGAAGGCCATGCGTGA
- a CDS encoding AIM24 family protein, whose protein sequence is MDIQAGQHYDESVGSVVTLDLAEGERLHVLHPQQIIAYRGPSSGRSDKLMNIKGMYRKHKLIQADFTGACRLIAALPPGFSLKMIELEGGDDLLYDFRNLFWYSSGIHMRTKLLSMRNMLFSRDVIKMKFDGSGQIGLLTQGLVCQEQLHPTEPMYVDASSVIAYPENAKLELTVYGNHLASQHMNYHFKMTGHGTVLFHAGEHHRRLQQDMNDDGVIKRFLREVIPFGGVFIK, encoded by the coding sequence ATGGACATACAAGCAGGACAACACTATGATGAAAGCGTCGGTTCGGTCGTAACGCTTGATCTGGCGGAGGGCGAAAGGCTGCATGTTCTTCACCCCCAGCAAATCATCGCCTACCGCGGACCCAGCTCAGGCCGCAGTGACAAGCTGATGAATATCAAAGGCATGTACCGCAAGCACAAGCTGATTCAGGCCGATTTTACGGGAGCTTGCCGCCTCATTGCCGCACTTCCTCCCGGTTTTAGTCTGAAAATGATTGAGCTGGAAGGAGGCGACGATCTGCTATACGATTTTCGCAACCTGTTCTGGTACAGCTCCGGTATCCATATGCGCACCAAGCTGCTGAGCATGAGAAACATGTTGTTCAGTCGGGATGTCATTAAAATGAAATTCGATGGCAGCGGCCAGATCGGTCTATTGACTCAGGGACTGGTATGCCAGGAACAGCTTCATCCAACAGAGCCGATGTATGTCGATGCAAGCAGCGTTATTGCCTATCCCGAAAACGCCAAGCTGGAGCTGACGGTGTACGGCAACCATCTGGCCAGTCAGCATATGAATTATCATTTTAAAATGACCGGACACGGTACTGTACTTTTTCATGCAGGTGAGCACCATCGACGGCTCCAGCAGGATATGAACGACGATGGCGTTATTAAGCGCTTTTTAAGGGAAGTCATTCCATTTGGCGGAGTGTTTATCAAATAG
- a CDS encoding helix-turn-helix transcriptional regulator gives MTDRLIRLMRIITIVQANPGILARELAERCETSERTIYRDMEALSAMHIPIANMGHGKGYIFISNFALYPLNWTEEEAHAFAKLGEVMETVKPLLPPAFESAYEKVMASSQKKKMDQTSFAQEMKNIVRLGSTLERENQPYLLRLIVLASLTQQTIEAEYSSPQNEDVSLVQIDPYCLVPQDRRFYMLGFCHKQAAMRTFRISRFRNMRILPYTFQKNTFEMEMFFKGTWSVTKGNQNIRFVVRFSAESVYRVKEEELFIKPFLKDLPDGSLLFEVTVNHDGEFLNWLTQYGAEAEILEPLRYRKRMQEMLRTWGAFYSDKKAGNHE, from the coding sequence TTGACTGATCGGTTGATACGGTTAATGCGGATTATTACTATTGTTCAGGCAAATCCGGGGATATTGGCAAGAGAGCTTGCCGAACGTTGTGAAACATCAGAACGCACCATTTACCGAGATATGGAGGCTCTAAGCGCTATGCATATTCCGATAGCCAATATGGGGCATGGCAAAGGATACATATTTATTAGTAACTTCGCCTTGTATCCACTCAATTGGACGGAAGAAGAGGCACATGCTTTTGCGAAGCTGGGGGAAGTCATGGAAACTGTAAAACCTCTTTTACCACCAGCTTTTGAAAGTGCTTATGAGAAAGTGATGGCCTCCAGTCAGAAAAAAAAGATGGACCAGACAAGCTTCGCGCAGGAAATGAAAAATATCGTCCGGCTCGGCTCGACACTTGAGCGGGAAAACCAGCCTTATCTGCTCAGGCTGATTGTTTTGGCAAGTCTTACGCAGCAGACTATTGAAGCGGAATACAGCTCGCCTCAAAATGAAGATGTATCATTGGTTCAGATTGATCCTTATTGTCTGGTTCCACAGGATCGGCGTTTTTATATGCTAGGTTTTTGTCACAAGCAAGCCGCCATGAGAACCTTTCGGATCAGCCGCTTTCGAAATATGAGGATTTTGCCGTATACGTTTCAGAAGAATACTTTTGAAATGGAAATGTTTTTTAAGGGGACCTGGTCGGTTACCAAGGGGAACCAAAATATTCGGTTTGTGGTAAGGTTTTCTGCCGAATCCGTATATCGGGTCAAAGAAGAGGAGCTGTTCATCAAGCCTTTCCTCAAGGATTTGCCGGATGGAAGTCTATTGTTTGAGGTAACGGTTAATCATGATGGTGAATTTCTGAACTGGCTCACTCAATATGGAGCAGAGGCAGAAATTTTGGAGCCTTTGCGATACCGCAAGCGAATGCAGGAAATGCTGCGAACCTGGGGGGCATTTTATTCCGATAAAAAGGCAGGGAATCACGAATGA